Genomic window (Tribolium castaneum strain GA2 chromosome 2, icTriCast1.1, whole genome shotgun sequence):
CACACTAAACGTATCTTAATTATATAAATCagtgttttacaatttttcaatttgtgagCTTAACCATAAATGGTTTAATGTGGTGCCCCCTTCtcatggtttttatgaaattcttaAAAAGTTCGGTCCCATACAGGGTGAGTAAAAAATATGGAACCAAACATTTCTAAAATAGGCaatgagataaaaattaaaattttgggcTAAAAGTGTGCTAAAAATTATCCTTAggtattttgaataaaaagtgCACGTAAAAACGTaagtttgtattatttattatagttATATATTTCTAAATAGAGAACTTTCAgaggtattttaattttagttgttttttagtaatcgataaattttaagaaattaagtgcgaaaatcattattttgaaaaaagttcaCATTACGATTTGAAGTATTTCTAGAAGTTTTAACATAGgaagtaaaaattaagaaaaatctggtactgaaaaaaaattgaaaatgtattCAGCtcatttgttttataaaaacgattttattttattttaattcttatgtttttacttcatttttattgtgcataatttttttcgtaacaaagacattcaaaaattatatttaacacaaaaaattgtgttcattcaagttttttgttgaaaattaaactttaaagaattgaaaaaacatgTACAACGTATTAGCAACCCTTAAGTTTAGGAGGAAAAGGTTTTGTTGGGGTTTTATCATAATTTGatacaattatttaataaaataccgTTAGAGTTAATCTTAAAACGTCCATAATCACACTccagaaatatttaatttgcaatGTTAAATATTCACGTTCTTGTtaatatttgcttttttattttagtttttcaaaatttataaaaacagtcgttttttgcttaaatattCAGAAGGATTTAAATAGCGTAATTTGGACTTATTTGtagcatatttttttacaaatttcctgaaagtaaaaaaataacaaaaaaacataaataaaaaaattaataaattaaaaaataatgtaattctCGACTTTACGTAGTAACTTTTATGCCAATTTGTGACAagttttgcatatttttgcGTCTAAATATGAAATAAGGATTTAAGTGAAAAGTGTGCTGaacaattcaaaaaatcaaatataacgcaattgttttgtgtttttagcgtatttttgacaaaatttcttgtaattacgtttttttagtGACAATAGATACTAGataaatatataattaaaagacattaaaattacatttaataaaCTCATCAGAGCTGTACAAAGACAAAcgatttttccataaaaaaaatctgttacccttattgtattttattttcgacaaaaatgTATATTAAAATGTTGTCTTATTGATTTAAAGAAGTATAGAATGTAAAactgttaaaagtatttttgttacgatttttttcagaaaatgaaaataaatgagagtgaaataaaatacaatccAATAATCAGTTTTCTCAATTGGCGATAAATAAGCAAAAGATACTTAATATAGGAACTCTAggtattttcttgttttgtcCTTATTGCTAAAATTATCAACTTAACATTAATAGACACCATACATTATGGacctattttatattttattttaactgtaTACATAAGACTATTatatactaataaaaaatagagtgATTTTAttatagcatttttcataagacAGGTTATCATATCAAAAATCAGAATATGACATAAAATTGTCTATCTTGTACCCATGGTAGTTACGTTctgttatattttatttttgaagaagtTCCATAGcttattgttttgaaaaattattaactcttGGGTACTTTAAGTGTGgctaaagtaaaattttaccaaattttctaattcaatttgagttttttagGTCGCTGTTGACGATGCATTACCTAAAAAAATCTGCGAAAAATGCACCACAAAAATTGTACGCttctacatttttaaaaaacgatttatggaATCCCAAACCACGTTCCAAAGAGTTTTGAGGGAAAAAGATGATCAAATACCAATTGTCGATCCATGTGAAGAGTTATCAACAGATGAGAAGCTGCTCATTGAAAATGAACCTTTCACAATAAGTAGTGACAGTGAAGATGAAACACTCAGGGACACTTATGGGATCCCTAAAGACTTAAACATTGTATTTGTTGATATGAAAACGGCAAAGAAAGAATTGGAAGACAAGGGATTCCTTTCAAACAACTTGAAAAAAGATGGACAAGTTGAAACAGTCGTTTGCACTTGTGAAGGAGCATCTCCTTGCTTATACcatgtacaaataaaaaataaatcagaaaCTGCTCCAAACCTAAACAATTCAAAAGTTACTAAAGATAAAGAAGAAGAAGTTACTCTCCTGAAGCTGAATAAGTTCAAATGTAAGACTTGCGAGCAAGTTATGGACATATCAGAAAAGTTGCAACATAGACGTATGCATAAAAAACCCCAAAAGAAGCGTTTCCTTTGTGAAACTTGCCCTCGCATTTTTCTCACAAAAGTACAATTATTTCTACATAAAAGGACACACACGGGGGAAAAACCCTACATTTGTGAAATCTGTGGTCAGAGGTTTACCCGAGAGTTTAGATTAAAGGAACATCTCTTAAGACATACAGGAGAAAAACCATACATATGTGAATATTGCGGTAAAAGTTTCAGTGCTAAAAGACACCTAACTGCACATCAACTAACACACACAAAATCATATAATTGTGAAGTGTGCTTGAAAACTTTCCTGCATAAGAAGTCGCTTAATTTACATAAACGAGTCAAACATCTAGGGGAAAGACCCTTCATATGTACACATTGTCCCAATACATACACCACCACAATGGGACTTACAAACCATCAAAAAACTCATGGTATTACACCTAAAAACCAAGGCAACGAATTATGTCACATTTGTAACAAGGAATTCGCTTCCAAAGCCAACTTGAAAGCACACTTGTGTGTACATGCAGATAAACGCTTTGCGTGCAAGTTTTGCGATAAGAAATTTCATTTCAAACATGGTTTAGAGACACACCAAACGATTCACACAGGGGAAAGACCATTCGTTTGTAAACATTGTAACCAAACATTTAGAACTGTGAATTCGCACAGAACACATATGTTTCGGCATACTGGCGAAAGGCCATTCAAGTGTAACTTTTGTGGGAAAGGTTTTATACAGAGTCATCATTTGAAGTTTCATTTGACTTGTCATACGGGTGAATTACCCTATTCTTGTCCAtattgtgataaaaaatttaggTGTAAATTTAATATGGGTAGTCATGTGAGGCTTCATACGGGGGAAAAACCCTACAAGTGTGACATCTGTTTGAAGGCCTTCCATGATTCGACCTATGTGCGCAAACATAAAATGAGGACACATCAGACGAATtgtacataaaataaattattttgttactacttgtttttatttttttactagttattttaaatctcatttgatttgattttacGCGGTTTGTAATGTATTATCGTCAGAAATTaacaagaaaattgttttgtttcaCCTTTACACATTTTAGAACCgaaatcttcaaaattttgctaaaaacacCGGAGTATTAtattttagctcattatttt
Coding sequences:
- the LOC103313120 gene encoding zinc finger protein OZF isoform X1; its protein translation is MKPKLKIPEIRKGDFDNLCLSCLSKDCIGSVFFVKFEGAVLSTILEDILNVQVAVDDALPKKICEKCTTKIVRFYIFKKRFMESQTTFQRVLREKDDQIPIVDPCEELSTDEKLLIENEPFTISSDSEDETLRDTYGIPKDLNIVFVDMKTAKKELEDKGFLSNNLKKDGQVETVVCTCEGASPCLYHVQIKNKSETAPNLNNSKVTKDKEEEVTLLKLNKFKCKTCEQVMDISEKLQHRRMHKKPQKKRFLCETCPRIFLTKVQLFLHKRTHTGEKPYICEICGQRFTREFRLKEHLLRHTGEKPYICEYCGKSFSAKRHLTAHQLTHTKSYNCEVCLKTFLHKKSLNLHKRVKHLGERPFICTHCPNTYTTTMGLTNHQKTHGITPKNQGNELCHICNKEFASKANLKAHLCVHADKRFACKFCDKKFHFKHGLETHQTIHTGERPFVCKHCNQTFRTVNSHRTHMFRHTGERPFKCNFCGKGFIQSHHLKFHLTCHTGELPYSCPYCDKKFRCKFNMGSHVRLHTGEKPYKCDICLKAFHDSTYVRKHKMRTHQTNCT
- the LOC103313120 gene encoding zinc finger protein OZF isoform X2; amino-acid sequence: MESQTTFQRVLREKDDQIPIVDPCEELSTDEKLLIENEPFTISSDSEDETLRDTYGIPKDLNIVFVDMKTAKKELEDKGFLSNNLKKDGQVETVVCTCEGASPCLYHVQIKNKSETAPNLNNSKVTKDKEEEVTLLKLNKFKCKTCEQVMDISEKLQHRRMHKKPQKKRFLCETCPRIFLTKVQLFLHKRTHTGEKPYICEICGQRFTREFRLKEHLLRHTGEKPYICEYCGKSFSAKRHLTAHQLTHTKSYNCEVCLKTFLHKKSLNLHKRVKHLGERPFICTHCPNTYTTTMGLTNHQKTHGITPKNQGNELCHICNKEFASKANLKAHLCVHADKRFACKFCDKKFHFKHGLETHQTIHTGERPFVCKHCNQTFRTVNSHRTHMFRHTGERPFKCNFCGKGFIQSHHLKFHLTCHTGELPYSCPYCDKKFRCKFNMGSHVRLHTGEKPYKCDICLKAFHDSTYVRKHKMRTHQTNCT